The Skermanella pratensis genome has a window encoding:
- a CDS encoding NAD(P)-dependent oxidoreductase — MTSVMDVPADIAPRRLSPREYEANFDDATPPLSRKQALIEAARCYYCYDAPCMEACPTGIDIPSFIRKIAGDNVKGSAVTILEENIMGGMCARVCPTEILCEQACVRTAQEHKPVAIGALQRYATDWLFERGIQPFERAEPTGRKVAVVGAGPAGLSCAHQLAMHGHEVTVFEAREKPGGLNEYGIAAYKVTDGFAGREVDFILSLGGITIEHGKALGRDVTLAELRAGYGAVFLGLGHNAVNALRIEGEELEGVVNAVDFIAALRQAPDKSALPVGRRIVVIGGGNTAIDVATQSKRLGAEDVTVVYRRGPDAMSATGAEQEWAQTNGVRIKYWAQPRRVIGAGGQVREVEFEYTLLDEAGRLAGTREFFRIPADMVFKAIGQCFVPAAVGDADLAELLEFRPDGRFAVNEDRQTSLPNVFAGGDCVAGIDLTVSAVQDGKVAAEAIHRLLGAS, encoded by the coding sequence ATGACGAGCGTGATGGACGTGCCGGCGGACATTGCTCCCAGGCGGCTGTCGCCGCGGGAGTACGAGGCCAACTTCGACGATGCCACGCCGCCGCTGAGCCGCAAGCAGGCGCTGATCGAGGCGGCGCGCTGCTATTATTGCTACGACGCGCCGTGCATGGAGGCCTGCCCGACCGGCATCGACATCCCGAGCTTCATCAGGAAGATCGCCGGCGACAACGTCAAGGGCTCCGCCGTGACGATCCTGGAGGAGAACATCATGGGCGGCATGTGCGCCCGGGTGTGCCCGACCGAGATCCTGTGCGAGCAGGCCTGCGTCCGCACCGCGCAGGAGCACAAGCCGGTGGCGATCGGCGCGCTCCAGCGCTATGCGACGGACTGGCTGTTCGAGCGCGGCATCCAGCCCTTCGAGCGGGCGGAACCGACCGGCCGCAAGGTCGCCGTGGTCGGCGCCGGCCCGGCCGGACTGTCCTGCGCGCACCAGCTGGCGATGCACGGCCACGAGGTGACCGTGTTCGAGGCGCGGGAGAAGCCCGGCGGCCTGAACGAGTACGGCATCGCCGCCTACAAGGTGACCGATGGTTTCGCCGGGCGGGAGGTCGATTTCATCCTGTCCCTGGGCGGCATCACGATCGAGCACGGCAAGGCGCTGGGGCGCGACGTGACCCTGGCGGAGCTTCGGGCCGGCTACGGCGCGGTGTTCCTGGGGCTGGGCCACAACGCGGTCAACGCGCTGCGGATCGAGGGCGAGGAGCTGGAGGGCGTGGTCAACGCGGTCGATTTCATCGCGGCGCTGCGCCAAGCCCCGGACAAGTCGGCGCTGCCGGTCGGGCGCCGGATCGTCGTGATCGGCGGCGGCAACACCGCCATCGACGTAGCGACCCAGTCCAAGCGGCTGGGGGCGGAGGACGTCACGGTCGTCTATCGCCGCGGCCCCGACGCCATGTCGGCGACCGGAGCCGAGCAGGAATGGGCGCAGACCAACGGCGTTCGGATCAAGTACTGGGCCCAGCCGCGCCGGGTGATCGGGGCGGGCGGCCAGGTCCGCGAGGTCGAGTTCGAATACACCCTCCTGGACGAGGCCGGACGGCTGGCCGGCACCCGGGAGTTCTTCCGCATCCCGGCCGACATGGTGTTCAAGGCGATCGGCCAGTGCTTCGTTCCGGCGGCGGTCGGGGACGCCGATCTGGCGGAACTGCTGGAGTTCCGGCCCGACGGGCGGTTCGCGGTCAACGAGGACCGGCAGACCTCCCTTCCCAACGTGTTCGCCGGCGGCGACTGCGTGGCCGGGATCGACCTGACCGTGTCGGCGGTGCAGGACGGCAAGGTGGCGGCGGAAGCGATCCACCGCCTGCTGGGCGCATCGTGA